The genomic segment CGATGCCGGTGAGATCGCGCAGTTCCTGACTGAGGGCGGGGAAGCGTTCGGAACCGATGCCGCGGAGCGCGTCGGCCGGCGTCGCAGCGCGTGCGGGGTTGCCGGGCGGGAGGATGCCGGCCCCGGCCCACGACGCCTCCGTGCCGAACGCCCCGCGGTCGTAGACCGCGACCGAGACGCCTGTTTTGGCGAGGAAGTACGCGGAGGTGAGGCCGATGATGCCGCCGCCGATGATCGCCACGTCCGGGTGTTGAGCCATAAGGGGATTGTACGCGCCTCGGCATCCCGCGACCGATCACCTCCGTCACGTGCCTACGGAACGAATGCGTCAGGTCCGTTACTGTCGTCGGCGCACAACTCGATGACCACCAGTGTGACGTCGTCGCTGAGCGCCTGGTCGCCGCGGAACGCGCGCTGGTCGGCGAGCAGGCGCTCCGCGAGCGGCCCGGCCGCGAGCGCGCCGTGGGCGGCGAACGCGGCCTCGAGCCGATCGGTTCCGTACCCCTCGCCCATTCCGTTTCGCGCTTCCACCAGGCCGTCCGTGTAGAAACACAGCCGGTCGCCCGGTTCGAGCTGCACCCGTTTCTCGCGGTACTGCTCGTCGGGGACGATACCGAGCATGAACCCTTGAGTGGCGAGCGGCTGAACCGCGCCCGTGCGGGCGACGAGCCGGAGCGGGTACGGGTGGCCGGCGTTCGAGAACGTGAGGACCCGGGTGTGCCGGTCCAGCACGCCGTAAAAGGCGGTCACGAACCGCTCGTCGGCCAGCCCCTGAAGGCGCGCGTTCATTTCGGACAGGACCGCCCCGGGCGAGGTGGTGGCCCCGGACACCTCCGTGAACGCGGTGCGCGACATGATCGCCACCATTGCGGCCGCGATGCTGTGCCCGCTCGCGTCGGCGATCAGGAAGCCCAGGTGATCGGGGTCCGGGCGGGCCACGTCGTAGTAGTCCCCGCCGAGGTGATCGAGCGGCGCGTAGTACACGCCCCAGCGCAGTTCCGGCCAGTGCGGCGGCTCGTGGGGGAGGAGCAGGCGCGTCTGGAGGCGGCCGGCGGCGCGGAGGTTGTACCGCAGCTCGGAGTCGCGGGCCATCACCTCGTCCATCGCCCGCTTCAGGTCGCGCGTGCGCGCCTCGACCAGCCCGTTCAGGTACTCGGTCCGGTACCCCATCAGCATCCGGGTCGAGACCACCCCGACCACCCGGTTCGCTTCGATCACCGGCAGGTGGCGCACGCGCAGCCGGGTCATCAGCGCCACCGCCTCTTCCCAGCCCACGTCCGGTGCGATCGTGTGCGGGTTCGGCGTCATCCACTCCGCGACCGGCAGGTCGCGCCACCCGGCGTCCGCGTCCGCGACCCGTAACAAGAGGTCACGCTCGGTGAAGATTCCGCGGAGTTCGAGTGAAGGTCCGACAACGATCACCGCGCCGATCCGCCGCCGGTTCATCTGGCCCATCACGTCGCGCAGCGGACACTCCGGTAGTACCACCACAGGTTCGACTTGCATCACTTGGCGGACGGTCAGGAGCGGTCGATGCATGTGTTCGGATCACCTGTGAGGGAGCAGAAATACCCGCTATCCGGATCGAACGGAATTGAGGGTTGGCGCGAGGCCGTGCCGTTCGACTGAATGCCGGGATCACAATCCCGACCGACGGTCCTTGCTGACGGGACCGATAAGAGACAAGATACGTGTAACCCGATCCCACGGAACATGCACATGCCAATCTGGGTGCGGCAGGCGGCGGCGATTCCCGTTCGGGACGACCGCGTCTGCATGGTCACGTCCAGCAGCGGGCGCCGGTGGGTGGTGCCGAAGGGGCAGATCGATCCCGGCCACACGGCCGGCGAAGCGGCACTCGTGGAGGCGTGGGAAGAGGCGGGGCTGGTCGGCGCGCTCGAACCGGAACCGCTGGGCACCTACGCCTACGAGAAGCTCGGCCGCACCCTGCACGTCCTCGTGTTCCGAATGACCGTGACGGAGGCCCGTGACGAGTGGCCCGAGCGTCACATGCGGACGCGGGCGTGGGTGAGCCTCGATGAAGCCCTTGATCGAATTGAGGAACCCGGTTTGCGCGACCTGCTGCGCCTGGCGTTTCACTTGAAGCACCCGGACCGCCTGACGCTCGCGACGGCGTGAGCCCGTGCGGTCGGTGGCGTTGCACTTTTCGGGTGACCGACTGTCTCCGACAGTCGGTCGCACCACCCCGGGTTGACCAATTGGGTCGCGGTCGCGGCGATTTTATTCCGCAGCAGTCGCTTTCGGAGACAGCGACCCACCCGAAAAATTGTTGCAATTTGACGCACTTTCTTTACTTCAGCAGCGGGAGAATTACGCGGTCCACATCGGCTTCCGTTGCGACCGGCGGCACGTTCCCGTATAGCTCCCACGCCTCGGTCAGTTCGGCGGATTCGCCCGGTTGCAGCGTGACCAGTTCGCCCACCGTTTCCATTTCCAGCATGTCCTCGTTCGAGAACGTCTGGTAGCGCGTGCCGAGGTCCGGGTAAACGGCGCCTTCCCGGTAGTCGAAGCGCTTCACGAACAGCACACCGGAGTTCAGGTACCCGACCCACCCCTCGCGGTGCGCGAGGCCGATTTTGGTCGGTCCCTTGTTCACGTCCTGCCGGAGGAGGGCGTACTTCGCGCCGAACGTCCAACGGGTGTCGGCGAAGTCGAAATACGGCCACAGGACGAGTTCCTGGTTCGGTCCGTAGTCGGCGGGCGACTGGGCGTTCTTCGGGTGGCCCGGGTGGTTCTTCTTGGGTGGCAGGGGGATGATCTCGACGCCGCCCGGTGCCATGACAGTCGGCCCCCACGGGGCGAGTTCGGTCGGAACGGTTCCCACGTTCGTGACCCGGAGCGTGACGTCCACGCGGGTGCCGCGTTCGGCCAACCGAAGTTCCATCACCTTCTGGATGCCGTATTCGGTTTCCGGCGGTGGGGTGAACCGTGCACCGTGGTTTTCTATTGGAGCGGCCGTGAAGCCCGGCTTTGCGGGCGACAGATCGCGAGGCCCGAGGGGCTCCCATTTTACTGGGCGGTTGTCCGGGAAGTAGGTCCGCGTGAGGTCTTCGGGCGCGAGCCAGAAGCGGTGCCCGCCGCGGATCTGCCATTCCGCTTCACCGGTGCCGCCCATCATGGCGTCGTAGTTCTTGAGAACGTTCACCCCGTTCGGGAGCCGGTAACTGATGACCCGCGGGCCGACGTCGAGTGTGACCACGAGTTCGACCTCGCCGTTGCTCAGACGCAAATTGTTCTTCCACCCGCGGTACTCGATCACGTCCACCATATCGCCTCGACTTGGAGAAGGAAAAAACGAAGAGAGGTCGGCATGATATCATGCCGACCTCTCTTCGGGTACCGGATCACTCACTTCGAGCCGAGTGCCCGCACACCGAGTCGCCACGAACCGAGCGTCCCCAGGGCGATGATCCCGAGAAGAAGGCCGGCCGGGGCGGGAACGGGGCTGGACGGCGTGTCCGGCCCGCCATTGGGCGTGTTCCCGCCAGACGTGTTCGGATCGGTGGGAGTAATCGGTCCGCCCGCGGGGGGAGTGGAGGTACTGGTGGTTGGTGTTGTCGTTGCTGGTGCGCTGCTGCCGCCGTTGTTGCCGGCGAACAGTCCACCGCCTCCTCCGCCCGGAAAACCCACGCCGCCGCCGAGACCGGGTGCGCCGAACCCGCCGGCTCCGATCCCGCCCCCGGCCGTCAGCGCCCGGCTGAGGCCGCCCGCGCCGACGGCGCCCCCGCCGACGTACCGGAGTGCGAACTGGGACTGGGCCACGACGTTCTGTGCGTTGGGGAGGCCCTGCAACCGGATCAGCTCTCGTCCCTTGAGGTCCGGGTTCTCGTAGTACAGGGCGTCGTTGCCGGTGAGTGCGTTGAGGTACTGCTGGGCCTGTGTCACGGACGCGGGAGCCTGTTCGGGCGGGTAGTTGGCGCGGAAGTCGCCGGCGAACAGGTCGAGCTTGGGTGCTCCGTCGGCGGGCTCGGTCTCCTGGATGATCTCCCAGAGCGCGACCTGGAACGCGACGGCGTCGGGGGCGGGTACGTCCTTGTTGGTGGGGTCCCGGTAGAAGCGTCCGAACAGTTCCTGGACGTACTTGGCGCGTCGCTCGGCGGCGCGGTCGGCGTTGGGTGCGGCGGCGAGTCCGAAGTTGTCGGGCGCGTAGATGCTGTTGACCTTGAACCGGTACAGTTGGTCGGCGGTGATGGGTACGAGGACCTCGGCACAGTAGCCGGTGAAGTTGCGGTCGAGCCCGTTGGTGCCGAACTCGGTTTTGGGGACCTCCCATCGGAACACGCCGGCGGAGCAGGTGCCCTCTTTGCCCTTCCAGGTGTACTTGAAGGGCTCTTTGGGGTCGAGCTTGGTGTAGAACACCTCGAGCGCCGGTTCTTGGGCGGGTGCTCGGGTGGTGAGTGCGAGCGCGAGTGGGAGGGCCGTGAGGAGGGCCACCAGCCTGGCGCGAGTGCGAGCGTGTGTCATAAGAGACGATCTCCAGCGGGCGAAGCCAGGACCGGAGGGGGTGGAACGACGTGACGGAACGCCGCCCAAGAAAAAACCTTATCCAGGCCATCAGCGGGTTGAAAGCCCGATCTGAATCGAAACTACGCACTTCGCGCGGGATTGCGCGGTGGCGCGAACTGTAACGATTATTTCGGCTGTACCGAACGCAGAGTTAACCCCGAGTGCGCGCTTCCTGAGATTAACGCACGTCCCCGGCCGCATCTTGCACGCCGGTTGGGTTTTGTTCCTGCTATAATCGCGGAGTCGTTGTGTTTTATCCTGGATCGCATTCATGTCAACTCCTGATCGGCCCGTATCCGGTCGCATTTCGCTGCCGCTGTGGCAGGAGCGGTACGCCGCACCGTTCGCCCCCACGACCGCGGCCGAAATGGCTCAGCGGGGCTGGGACGCGGTCGATGTGGTGTTCGTAACGGGCGACGCCTATGTCGATCACCCCAGCTTCGCGATGGCGGTTCTGCACCGGGTGCTCGAGCGGGCCGGGTTCCGCGTCGCGGTCCTGAGCCAGCCCGAGTGGAAGACCTGTGAGCCGTGGCGCCAGTTCGGTCGGCCGCGGCTGTTCTTCGCGATCAGCGCGGGGAACATGGACTCGCTCATCAACCACTACACCGCCAACAAGAAGGTGCGGAACGACGACGCGTACTCGCCCGGCGGGCGCATCGGCCTGCGCCCCGACCGCGCGACGCTGGCGTATTGCCAGCGCGCCCGCGAGGCGTTCCCCGGCGTCCCGGTGATCGCCGGCGGCGTGGAGGCGTCGCTCCGCCGGCTCGCGCACTACGACTACTGGTCGGACACGGTCAAGCGGTCCATTCTGCTCGACTCGAAGGCCGACCTGGTCGTTTACGGCATGGGGGAGGGGAGCATCCTCACCATTGCGAAGAAGTTGAAGGCCGGCGGCACGCTCCGCGACCTGCGCGCGCTGCGCGGCGTCACCTATGCGATGGGGGCGAAAGAATCCGAGGAGCTGCGGGGTGCGGGGGCCGGAGCGCGGAGCGAAGCCGACCCGGCCGCGCCCGCGTCTTCTCGTTCCGCGCCCCGGGCCCCGCATCCCGCTTTCGTCGAGATCCCGTCGTTCGAGCAGGTGCGGGACGACAAGTGGGCGTTCGCCGAGGCGACGCGGCTCATCCACACGAACACGAACCCGTTCAACGCGGCCACCCTCGTTCAGTTCCACGACCGGCAGGCAGTGGTGCAGACGCCGCCGGCCTTTCCGCTCTCGCA from the Frigoriglobus tundricola genome contains:
- a CDS encoding PP2C family protein-serine/threonine phosphatase; this encodes MHRPLLTVRQVMQVEPVVVLPECPLRDVMGQMNRRRIGAVIVVGPSLELRGIFTERDLLLRVADADAGWRDLPVAEWMTPNPHTIAPDVGWEEAVALMTRLRVRHLPVIEANRVVGVVSTRMLMGYRTEYLNGLVEARTRDLKRAMDEVMARDSELRYNLRAAGRLQTRLLLPHEPPHWPELRWGVYYAPLDHLGGDYYDVARPDPDHLGFLIADASGHSIAAAMVAIMSRTAFTEVSGATTSPGAVLSEMNARLQGLADERFVTAFYGVLDRHTRVLTFSNAGHPYPLRLVARTGAVQPLATQGFMLGIVPDEQYREKRVQLEPGDRLCFYTDGLVEARNGMGEGYGTDRLEAAFAAHGALAAGPLAERLLADQRAFRGDQALSDDVTLVVIELCADDSNGPDAFVP
- a CDS encoding DUF4380 domain-containing protein, which translates into the protein MVDVIEYRGWKNNLRLSNGEVELVVTLDVGPRVISYRLPNGVNVLKNYDAMMGGTGEAEWQIRGGHRFWLAPEDLTRTYFPDNRPVKWEPLGPRDLSPAKPGFTAAPIENHGARFTPPPETEYGIQKVMELRLAERGTRVDVTLRVTNVGTVPTELAPWGPTVMAPGGVEIIPLPPKKNHPGHPKNAQSPADYGPNQELVLWPYFDFADTRWTFGAKYALLRQDVNKGPTKIGLAHREGWVGYLNSGVLFVKRFDYREGAVYPDLGTRYQTFSNEDMLEMETVGELVTLQPGESAELTEAWELYGNVPPVATEADVDRVILPLLK
- a CDS encoding NUDIX hydrolase, which codes for MPIWVRQAAAIPVRDDRVCMVTSSSGRRWVVPKGQIDPGHTAGEAALVEAWEEAGLVGALEPEPLGTYAYEKLGRTLHVLVFRMTVTEARDEWPERHMRTRAWVSLDEALDRIEEPGLRDLLRLAFHLKHPDRLTLATA